A DNA window from Schistocerca gregaria isolate iqSchGreg1 chromosome 2, iqSchGreg1.2, whole genome shotgun sequence contains the following coding sequences:
- the LOC126335673 gene encoding cell surface glycoprotein 1-like, with translation MSDLSCASPPLTRSKAAAQEAEIPATPAIISVLLSTFQEQVALKDKQIAEQQELIAELIGSELRQTETPTPHTQTPAEKPKDMPSISPLAAQTPTEPEPEPTEDTTNTDEDGPWQQPPYDGPYLVVSRDTNTFRIMINGTPTTVAVDRIEPAFLDTTDTTATTEHKPEKTGEATRCVPVPHEHHNAQRIPVTATPRPTSRTATPLPGTTTDTRDAPPGFKKEVVTRAGRRVKFNLRYR, from the exons ATGTCCGATCTTTCCTGTGCTTCCCCACCACTtacccgcagcaaagctgcagcacAAGAGGCGGAAATTCCGGCTACTCCCGCCATCATTTCCGTCCTACTGTCCACCTTCCAAGAGCAGGTTGCCTTGAAGGACAAACAGATCGCAGAACAGCAGGAGCTGATCGCAGAGCTGATTGGCAGCGAACTCAGACAGACAGAAacacccacaccacacacacagacacctgcCGAAAAACCGAAGGACATGCCCTCTATTTCACCTCTGGCGGCCCAGACACCGACGGAACCGGAGCCAGAGCCGACGGAGGACACAACCAACACAGACGAAGACGGGCCGTGGCAGCAG CCACCATATGACGGACCATACCTGGTAGTCAGTAGGGATACCAATACTTTCCGCATAATGATTAACGGTACACCCACCACAGTTGCAGTGGACCGTATCGAGCCTGCATTTCTGGACACAACAGACACCACAGCTACCACTGAACACAAACCAGAGAAGACAGGAGAAGCTACAAGATGTGTTCCTGTACCCCACGAACACCACAACGCTCAGCGAATACCAGTCACTGCAACACCAAGACCGACGTCGAGGACTGCTACACCACTCCCTGGCACAACCACTGACACACGTGACGCACCGCCTGGTTTCAAGAAAGAAGTAGTTACAAGAGCTGGACGGCGTGTGAAATTTAATCTGCGGTATCGATAG